A stretch of DNA from Mycobacterium senriense:
TCGACACCGACTGTGCGGCTGGGTTCACACTCGGCGAAAAAGGGCGGCGCGCCTAGACGTCCGACGAGTAGCGGATGCCGCCGTCGGGGATCGACACACCGGGCCACACCCGGGCGCCGCGCAACAACTCGCAGCGCGCCCCGATGTCCGCGCCGTCGCCGATCACGCCGTCGCGGATCAGCGCCCGCGGGCCGATGCGCGCGCCGAAGCCGATGATCGAGCGCTCGATCACGCTGCCGGCCTCGACCTTGACGCCGTCGAAGATCACCGCGCCGTCCAGCCGGACGCCCGGGCCGATCTCGGCGCCCCGCCCGACGACCGTGCCGCCGATCAGCACCGCGCCCGGCGACACCGCGGCGCCGTCGTGCACCCACTGCTCCCCGCGGTGGCCGTGCAGCGCCGGCGACGGCGCGATGCCGCGCACCAGATCCGCCGAGCCGCGGACGAAGTCCTCGGGCGTGCCCATGTCGCGCCAGTAGCTGGCGTCGACATAGCCGCACACCTTCACCCCGGGGTCGGACAGCAGCGCGGGGAACACCTCACGCTCCACCGAGGCCTCCCGGCCGCGCGGAATCCGGTCGATCACCTGGCGGGCGAAGACGTAGGTGCCCGCGTTGATCTGGTCTGTCGGCGGGTCCTGCGTCTTCTCCACGAAGGCGGTGACCCGGCCGTCGTCGTCGGTGGTCACGCAGCCGAACGCCCGCGGGTCGCCCACCCGCACCAGGTGCAGGGTGACGTCGGACTGCTGGGCGGAGTGGAAGTCGAGCATCTGGCCCAGGTCGGCCCCGGAGAGCACGTCGCCGTTGAACACCATCACGGTGTCGTGCCGC
This window harbors:
- a CDS encoding sugar phosphate nucleotidyltransferase, yielding MATPEVDVVILVGGKGTRLRPLTLSAPKPMLPTAGLPFLTHLLSRVAAAGIEHVILSTSYQAAVFEAEFGDGSKLGLQIEYVTEEHPLGTGGGIANVAAHLRHDTVMVFNGDVLSGADLGQMLDFHSAQQSDVTLHLVRVGDPRAFGCVTTDDDGRVTAFVEKTQDPPTDQINAGTYVFARQVIDRIPRGREASVEREVFPALLSDPGVKVCGYVDASYWRDMGTPEDFVRGSADLVRGIAPSPALHGHRGEQWVHDGAAVSPGAVLIGGTVVGRGAEIGPGVRLDGAVIFDGVKVEAGSVIERSIIGFGARIGPRALIRDGVIGDGADIGARCELLRGARVWPGVSIPDGGIRYSSDV